Proteins encoded in a region of the Diabrotica virgifera virgifera chromosome 4, PGI_DIABVI_V3a genome:
- the LOC126883739 gene encoding zinc finger protein 626-like, translated as MQQKKISADTGDTNGSQAEANRTNFFQEDTVELMKTIEVHSSNKGQHTNHTTKEKILKCEICERTLGKNLTSVKFCFKQFSEAKTLKKHLLVHTGEKPYKCEICFKQFTEAKTLKKHLLVHTGEKPYKCEICFKQFRTARSLKGHIRTHTGEKPYKCEICFKQFTLEGTFKDHVRLHTGEKPHKCEICFKRFTQGGTLRKHLRLHTGEKPYKCDICFRQFRAAHSLKQHLKTHSEVRHTPYKCEICFKQFNQTFALKTHFRVHTGEKPYQCEICLKRFIKIGDKQIHLREHTGAKPYKCEICFKSFRILAGLKIHLKRHTGEMPHECQICLKRFVEMGGLRRHFRTHTGEKPYKCEVCFKQFSQKFKVKVHMRTHTGEKPYKCEVCFKQFRFSNILKTHLSIHTRKAVKV; from the exons ATGCAGCAAAAAAAAATATCAGCCGATACGGGGGACACAAATGGGAGCCAAGCTGAAGCTAATAGAAcca ACTTTTTCCAAGAGGATACTGTGGAACTTATGAAAACAATAGAAGTACATTCATCTAATAAAGGACAACATACGAATCATACtacaaaagaaaaaatattaaaatgtgaAATTTGTG AacgcacactggggaaaaaccttacaagtgtgaaattttgttttaagcagtttagcgaagcaaaaactttgaaaaaacatttactggtgcacactggggaaaaaccttacaagtgtgaaatttgttttaagcaatttaccgaagcaaaaactttgaaaaaacatttactagtgcacactggagaaaagccttacaagtgtgaaatttgttttaagcagtttagaaCAGCACGATCTTTAAAAGGGCACATAAGAacgcacactggggaaaaaccttacaagtgtgaaatttgttttaaacagtttactcTAGAAGGTACTTTTAAAGATCATGTCAgattacacactggagaaaagcctcacaagtgtgaaatttgtttcaagcggTTTACCCAAGGTGGTACTTTAAGAAAACATTTGAGactgcacactggggaaaaaccttataagtgtgacatttgttttaGGCAATTTCGCGCAGCACACTCTTTAAAACAGCATTTAAAAACGCACTCTGAAGTAAGACACacgccttacaagtgtgaaatttgttttaagcagtttaaccAAACCTTTGCTTTGAAAACACATTttagagtgcacactggagaaaagccttaccagtgtgaaatttgtttaaagaggTTTATTAAAATAGGGGATAAGCAAATACATTTGAGAGAACATACAGGAGcaaagccttataagtgtgaaatttgttttaagtcatTTCGTATTTTAGCAGGtttaaaaattcatttaaaaCGACACACTGGAGAAATGCCCCACGAgtgtcaaatttgtttaaagaggTTTGTTGAAATGGGGGGTTTGAGAAGACATTTCAGAACACATacaggagaaaaaccttacaagtgtgaagttTGTTTCAAACAGTTTAGTCAAAAATTCAAGGTGAAAGTACATATGAGAAcacatactggagaaaagccttacaagtgtgaagttTGTTTCAAACAATTTAGATTTAGCAATATTTTGAAAACGCATTTGAGTATACACACTAGAAAAGCCGtaaaagtgtga